A single window of Nicotiana sylvestris chromosome 3, ASM39365v2, whole genome shotgun sequence DNA harbors:
- the LOC104211775 gene encoding alpha-L-fucosidase 1-like: MAKPYNSLSCLIITTFTLLQLIFPSQQVKITPPPLPILPLPNCAQLKWHQRELIMFFHFGVNTFTDREWGTGHENPAIFNPTRLDANQWVDTAVQAGVSLIILTAKHHDGFCLWPSKYTDHSVIRSPWKNGQGDVVQEFVNAAKARGVDVGLYLSPWDRHDKRYGNNKEYNEHYLAQLQELLNNYGDVKEIWFDGAKGSNAPNMTYYFDDWFAMVRELQSTINIFSDAGPGVRWVGNEDGFAGSTSWSTINRTLLSIGNSNADYLNSGDPKGTDWLPPECDVSIRKGWFWHKSQAPKNLSDLLEIYYKSVGRNCVLLLNVPPNKQGLISESDVQRLKEFRSAVDTIFSTNLATKCSIKASSKRGGKNGGFGPENVLDNDHLWTYWAPRDEDKDEHWIEFKAKDKPLRFNVVRIQEAIGLGQRIKGHEIYVDGMKIANGTTIGYKKLHRLEKGMLSGHSVRIKIIESRAIPLISSIGLHFDPFWNPNGQGDSGPF; encoded by the exons ATGGCTAAGCCTTATAATTCTTTGTCATGTCTTATCATTACAACTTTCACCTTATTGCAATTGATATTTCCTAGCCAACAAGTGAAAATAACACCACCTCCCTTGCCAATTCTCCCATTACCAAATTGCGCTCAACTAAAATGGCACCAAAGAGAACTCATTATGTTCTTTCATTTTGGTGTCAACACGTTCACAGATAGGGAATGGGGCACCGGACATGAAAATCCTGCAATTTTTAACCCGACCCGCCTAGATGCCAACCAATGGGTTGACACGGCTGTCCAAGCAGGAGTGTCACTTATTATACTCACTGCTAAACACCACGATGGTTTTTGCTTATGGCCTTCTAAATACACTGATCATTCGGTCATAAGAAGTCCTTGGAAGAATGGTCAAGGTGATGTGGTTCAAGAATTTGTCAATGCGGCCAAGGCTCGTGGCGTTGACGTTGGTTTGTACCTTTCGCCGTGGGATCGCCATGATAAGAGATATGGTAATAATAAGGAGTACAATGAACACTACTTGGCTCAACTACAAGAACTTCTGAATAA CTATGGAGATGTTAAAGAGATATGGTTTGATGGAGCAAAGGGTTCGAACGCACCAAACATGACTTATTACTTCGATGATTGGTTCGCAATGGTGAGGGAGTTGCAGAGCACTATCAACATATTTTCCGATGCCGGCCCGGGCGTCCGATGGGTCGGAAATGAGGACGGATTCGCCGGAAGTACAAGTTGGTCTACCATCAATCGAACATTACTGTCTATTGGCAATAGCAACGCTGA TTATCTCAACAGTGGAGATCCAAAAGGGACAGATTGGCTACCACCAGAATGTGATGTATCCATTCGAAAAGGATGGTTTTGGCATAAATCACAAGCACCAAAGAACCTAAGCGATTTGCTCGAAATCTATTACAAGTCCGTTGGAAGAAATTGCGTATTGCTACTTAACGTGCCTCCTAATAAACAAGGACTAATATCTGAGAGCGATGTGCAAAGACTCAAAGAATTTAGAAGTGCAGTCGACACAATATTCTCCACCAATTTGGCCACCAAGTGTTCGATCAAAGCAAGTAGTAAGAGGGGTGGTAAAAATGGAGGTTTTGGACCCGAAAACGTGCTAGACAATGACCATTTGTGGACATATTGGGCTCCAAGAGATGAAGATAAAGATGAACATTGGATTGAGTTCAAAGCGAAGGACAAACCATTGAGATTTAATGTGGTAAGAATTCAAGAAGCAATAGGGCTAGGTCAAAGGATTAAAGGGCATGAAATTTATGTAGATGGGATGAAAATTGCGAATGGAACCACAATAGGTTACAAGAAGCTTCACAGGCTAGAAAAAGGAATGTTGAGTGGTCATAGTGTGAGGATCAAGATAATTGAATCAAGGGCAATCCCTTTGATTTCATCAATTGGTCTTCATTTTGATCCCTTTTGGAATCCAAATGGGCAAGGAGATAGTGGTCCATTTTAA